In Turicibacter sanguinis, a genomic segment contains:
- a CDS encoding peptidoglycan DD-metalloendopeptidase family protein produces the protein MKKKLVGAVIATMMFANSQQQVTHAQTVTPNNQHVVYRIYINDEVVGLINNKEEYDTFIENHMKELLQQYPDQVIYAPTNVRVEEEVTLLPVDSIDNQAVLSQVAEKADFKTSTNVVTIGEQKFAVKDTAVVESTLMDLMKYYTGTENLAKIMDTENPIQALSETGSQYIGAKVVEPVKVESSYAAPDEVLTTDQMRRMMLYGQKEPQQTVTFGEDSSLWYIARDYGLTEEELILLNPQVEGLKWGELLGMELDVTPLNPIIHVQTEQEKVNVAPIFYETEYIDDETMLKGQTKVTQTGQNGEFLTRTKVEYVNGEQTNSTVVEETQLSEPVKEVIIRGTKVVSGVGTGNWVWPTTSRNVTCGYLCYSGHYAIDISASTGQSVYAADNGVVVSASYNAAYGNVILINHKNGYYTRYAHLNSMNVKAGDIVEAGQLIGGAGNTGNSTGTHLHFEIRTNTGSQPSYAPNPLDFY, from the coding sequence ATGAAGAAAAAATTAGTTGGGGCAGTTATTGCAACGATGATGTTTGCAAACAGTCAGCAGCAGGTAACACATGCTCAAACGGTAACCCCAAATAATCAACATGTAGTTTATCGAATTTATATAAATGATGAAGTTGTTGGATTAATCAACAATAAAGAAGAATATGATACTTTCATTGAAAATCATATGAAAGAATTATTACAACAATATCCAGATCAAGTCATCTATGCACCGACGAATGTTCGTGTGGAGGAAGAAGTAACTTTATTACCAGTTGATTCAATTGATAATCAAGCTGTCTTATCACAAGTAGCAGAAAAAGCGGATTTTAAAACGTCAACAAATGTTGTGACAATTGGAGAGCAAAAGTTTGCGGTAAAAGATACAGCTGTTGTTGAATCAACATTAATGGATTTAATGAAGTATTATACAGGCACTGAAAATTTAGCTAAAATTATGGATACAGAAAATCCAATTCAAGCTTTATCAGAGACGGGATCTCAATATATTGGAGCTAAAGTTGTAGAACCTGTTAAAGTTGAATCAAGTTATGCAGCACCTGATGAGGTGTTAACAACTGACCAAATGCGTCGTATGATGTTATATGGTCAAAAGGAGCCACAACAGACTGTCACATTTGGAGAGGATTCGTCTCTTTGGTATATTGCTCGTGATTATGGTTTAACAGAGGAAGAGCTTATCCTATTAAACCCTCAGGTGGAAGGTTTAAAATGGGGTGAGTTATTAGGAATGGAGTTAGATGTAACACCATTAAATCCAATCATCCATGTTCAAACGGAACAAGAGAAAGTTAATGTTGCACCAATTTTTTATGAAACAGAATATATTGATGATGAGACGATGTTAAAAGGACAAACTAAGGTGACACAAACGGGTCAAAATGGTGAGTTTTTAACGCGTACCAAAGTCGAATATGTGAATGGTGAGCAAACAAATTCAACAGTGGTTGAAGAAACTCAACTTTCAGAACCAGTTAAAGAGGTCATTATTCGAGGAACAAAGGTTGTCTCAGGAGTAGGAACTGGAAACTGGGTATGGCCAACGACATCACGTAACGTAACATGTGGTTATTTATGTTATAGCGGACATTATGCAATTGATATTTCTGCTAGTACAGGGCAATCTGTTTATGCAGCTGATAATGGAGTTGTTGTGAGTGCAAGTTATAATGCAGCTTATGGAAATGTCATTCTAATAAATCATAAAAATGGTTATTATACACGTTATGCTCACTTAAATTCTATGAATGTTAAGGCTGGAGATATTGTGGAAGCTGGTCAATTAATTGGTGGAGCTGGAAACACTGGAAATTCGACAGGAACTCACTTACATTTTGAGATTCGTACGAATACAGGAAGCCAACCAAGTTATGCACCAAATCCTTTAGATTTTTATTAA
- a CDS encoding hemolysin family protein: MDPSMYYLILVGMIILSAFFSASETAFSSVNLIRLRQYADEGRPGAKKALNVAERFDEVLLAILIGNNVVNLASASIATIVATDLLGASGAAVATGVMTILIIIFGEILPKSYAKENAERFSLAIGSTYYTLIIILKPVIKLFMILKDFVAKLYTKQEEEPSVTEDELNVIIDTMEEEGVLQQDEVEMLQSVLDLSETFVKDIMTPRVDVTAVSIHDSNEDIKNVFLEEKYSRIPVYEESRDNIIGILYQRDLFAEIIEKGSVEDINIVDIMRDPMYVSYTMRVSDLLTRLQFEKQHIAIVADEYGGTAGLVTMEDVLEEVVGEIYDEHDEEEQLVTKKSDTLYEAKADIDLDELFDIMDIDLDIPEDAYSLGSWMYSKIEDIPDIGDMYQYHHLVFTIIEVEDRRIKKVKIEVLPEVEKEE; the protein is encoded by the coding sequence TTGGACCCGTCCATGTATTATTTAATACTTGTTGGTATGATTATTTTATCAGCATTTTTTAGTGCCTCAGAAACTGCTTTTTCGAGTGTAAATTTGATTCGTTTACGTCAGTATGCCGATGAAGGAAGACCAGGTGCTAAAAAAGCATTAAATGTAGCTGAGCGTTTTGATGAAGTATTACTCGCTATTTTAATTGGAAATAACGTTGTTAATTTAGCATCGGCATCGATTGCAACTATTGTAGCAACCGATTTATTAGGCGCGTCAGGCGCTGCAGTTGCAACAGGAGTTATGACGATTCTAATTATTATTTTTGGTGAGATTTTACCTAAATCTTATGCTAAGGAAAATGCTGAACGATTCTCATTGGCGATTGGTTCGACTTACTATACTTTAATTATTATCTTGAAGCCTGTTATTAAGCTTTTTATGATTTTAAAGGATTTTGTAGCTAAGTTATACACAAAGCAAGAGGAAGAACCATCTGTGACTGAAGATGAGTTGAACGTAATCATTGATACAATGGAGGAAGAGGGTGTATTACAGCAAGATGAAGTTGAGATGCTTCAAAGTGTTCTTGATTTAAGTGAAACTTTTGTTAAGGATATTATGACGCCTCGAGTAGATGTCACAGCTGTAAGTATTCATGATTCCAATGAAGATATAAAAAATGTTTTTCTAGAAGAGAAATATTCGCGCATTCCTGTTTACGAGGAATCGCGGGACAATATTATAGGGATTTTATATCAACGTGATTTATTTGCTGAAATTATTGAAAAAGGTTCAGTTGAAGATATAAATATTGTAGATATTATGAGAGACCCAATGTATGTTTCTTATACGATGCGTGTATCAGATTTATTAACTCGATTACAATTTGAAAAACAACACATTGCAATTGTTGCGGATGAATATGGTGGAACAGCTGGACTCGTGACTATGGAAGATGTTTTAGAAGAAGTGGTTGGGGAAATTTATGATGAACATGATGAAGAAGAACAATTAGTTACGAAAAAAAGTGATACTTTATATGAGGCGAAAGCTGATATTGATTTAGATGAATTATTTGATATTATGGATATAGATTTAGATATTCCAGAAGATGCTTATTCTCTAGGAAGTTGGATGTATTCAAAGATTGAGGATATTCCCGATATCGGCGATATGTATCAGTATCATCACTTAGTTTTCACGATTATTGAAGTTGAAGATCGCCGTATTAAAAAAGTAAAAATAGAAGTTTTACCGGAAGTTGAAAAAGAAGAATAA
- a CDS encoding glycosyltransferase family 2 protein, translated as MGKLISIIVPCYNEQETVERFYEEIIKVTNEINGYEFEFVYVNDGSKDQTVPLIKALREKDERVCLIDFSRNFGKEAAMLAGMEYARGEAVVIMDVDLQDPPELLPKMVKLYEDGYENIYTRRRNRDGEPPIRSFFANMFYKVINRMSDVEIIDGARDYRLLSRRAVDDLISLKESNRFSKGLFQWVGYQSICLEFDHVERVAGETKWSFMKLVNYAIEGITAFSNAPLRFATYTGVLVAFVAFAYLLYIFFNTAINGNPTAGWSSMVCIMLFLGGVQLIFLGVIGEYIGRIYNEVKGRPNYIVKDYFGEKKELED; from the coding sequence ATGGGGAAGCTGATTTCCATTATTGTACCGTGTTACAATGAACAAGAAACAGTTGAACGTTTTTATGAAGAAATTATAAAAGTAACGAATGAAATTAATGGATATGAATTTGAATTTGTTTATGTGAATGATGGTTCAAAAGATCAGACAGTCCCATTAATTAAAGCGTTGCGTGAAAAAGATGAGCGTGTTTGCTTAATTGATTTTTCTCGTAACTTTGGAAAAGAAGCAGCGATGCTTGCAGGAATGGAATATGCTCGTGGAGAAGCCGTCGTTATTATGGATGTTGATTTACAGGATCCACCGGAGCTTTTACCTAAAATGGTTAAGCTTTACGAAGATGGATATGAAAATATTTATACACGACGTCGTAATCGTGATGGAGAGCCACCTATTCGTAGTTTCTTTGCCAATATGTTTTATAAAGTGATTAATCGCATGAGTGACGTTGAAATCATTGACGGAGCTCGTGATTATCGTTTGTTAAGTCGTCGTGCAGTTGATGATTTAATTAGTTTAAAAGAGTCAAATCGTTTCTCAAAAGGATTATTCCAATGGGTTGGATATCAATCGATTTGTCTAGAGTTTGATCACGTTGAACGTGTTGCGGGTGAAACAAAGTGGAGTTTCATGAAACTTGTTAACTATGCAATTGAAGGAATCACAGCATTTTCAAATGCGCCTCTTCGTTTTGCAACTTATACAGGAGTTTTAGTGGCGTTTGTGGCATTTGCATATTTACTATACATTTTCTTTAATACAGCGATCAATGGAAACCCAACGGCAGGTTGGTCATCAATGGTTTGTATCATGTTATTCTTAGGAGGAGTACAGTTAATCTTCTTAGGAGTCATTGGAGAGTATATTGGTCGCATTTATAATGAGGTTAAGGGACGTCCTAATTATATTGTGAAAGATTATTTTGGTGAGAAAAAAGAACTTGAAGATTAA
- a CDS encoding glycosyltransferase family 39 protein: MNISGIKLGLMTLFNVIFVIVFGYILLNTSIFPFKIFKIMNPVVILLGVIIVLSGLYFLNKRLEKCNEKRLMVISIGSFIILIILQFFFARYFTVNPTWDFGKVYDEAYDLSIQFRQIDQYFYFYCPNNLPILLLVTGLFKIFRFMGFTDLLKPLIVVNLSIVFLSVWIMYLFIKEMYGLQRATLFSILSILITPFYTYTTIVYTDTLGMILPILSLYLYAKIYRSPKKEIGLLVTLGLVLGLGGLLKTHALVVLVAILIHYFLTRKDGFIRLSAPLILMVLVTMMSYKLAIKPLIPVASSEVGFPKTHWVMMGLKGLGGYDDEDTNMTRFLKDSGWSNDEIQAQHIRLMKERLEAFGVGGFINHLNSKLNFTWSDGTYFAPEKLKREPIVTNNYQDYIFGDKNLPYLYLSQMVHVVILFLMWLSSIRILKDKLCFESVMTISVFGVMLFLLIWETRSRYLMIYLPVFVVLASYGFGEFTQMIQKIKRQ; encoded by the coding sequence ATGAATATTTCTGGTATAAAGTTAGGATTAATGACATTATTTAATGTTATATTTGTCATTGTTTTTGGGTACATTTTATTAAATACAAGCATATTTCCATTTAAAATATTTAAAATAATGAATCCTGTCGTGATTTTACTCGGAGTCATTATTGTATTAAGTGGCTTATACTTTTTAAATAAAAGACTTGAAAAGTGTAATGAGAAAAGATTAATGGTTATATCAATAGGGAGTTTTATTATTTTAATTATATTACAGTTTTTCTTTGCACGTTATTTTACAGTTAATCCAACATGGGATTTTGGAAAAGTGTATGATGAGGCGTATGATTTATCGATTCAGTTTCGACAAATAGATCAGTATTTTTATTTCTACTGCCCTAATAACCTTCCAATCTTGTTATTAGTAACAGGGTTGTTTAAGATATTTAGGTTTATGGGATTTACTGATCTGTTAAAGCCGTTAATAGTGGTGAATTTAAGTATTGTATTTTTATCGGTATGGATTATGTATTTGTTTATTAAAGAAATGTATGGCTTACAACGAGCTACTTTATTTAGCATTTTATCTATTTTAATTACACCATTTTATACATATACTACTATTGTGTACACCGATACCTTAGGCATGATTTTACCTATTTTATCACTTTATTTGTATGCAAAGATTTATCGTTCTCCTAAAAAAGAAATAGGATTGTTAGTAACTTTAGGATTAGTACTAGGTCTTGGAGGCCTTTTGAAGACGCATGCTTTAGTTGTTTTGGTGGCTATTTTAATTCATTATTTCTTAACGAGAAAAGACGGATTCATTAGATTAAGTGCACCGCTCATTTTAATGGTATTAGTGACGATGATGAGTTATAAACTCGCCATAAAACCGTTGATTCCTGTTGCATCGAGTGAAGTAGGATTTCCAAAGACACATTGGGTGATGATGGGACTTAAAGGATTAGGTGGATATGATGATGAGGATACGAATATGACGCGATTTTTAAAAGATAGTGGTTGGTCAAATGATGAGATTCAAGCACAACACATTCGTCTAATGAAGGAACGATTAGAAGCTTTTGGAGTGGGTGGATTTATCAACCATTTGAATTCTAAGTTGAATTTTACGTGGTCAGATGGAACATATTTTGCTCCAGAGAAATTAAAGCGTGAGCCAATTGTTACAAATAATTATCAAGATTATATTTTTGGGGATAAAAACCTACCATACTTATATTTAAGTCAAATGGTTCATGTTGTAATTTTATTTTTAATGTGGTTAAGTAGTATCCGTATTTTAAAAGATAAACTATGTTTTGAAAGTGTTATGACGATATCGGTATTTGGAGTGATGTTATTTCTATTAATTTGGGAAACTCGCTCTAGGTATCTAATGATTTATTTACCGGTCTTTGTTGTATTAGCCAGTTATGGATTTGGTGAGTTTACACAGATGATTCAAAAAATAAAGCGTCAATAA
- a CDS encoding glycoside hydrolase family 13 protein: MMEKKWWHKSVVYQIYPRSFKDTSGNGVGDLRGIIEKLDYLKELGIDVIWLSPVYKSPMDDNGYDISDYQDIAPEFGTMADMDELIEEANARGIRIVMDLVVNHTSDEHPWFLEAKKSKDNPYRDYYIWRDPAEDGGVPNDLGSTFSGPAWNYDETTGQYYFHLFSKRQPDLNWENPKVQEEVHKMMNFWLEKGIGGFRMDVIDLIGKEVDKKITGNGPRLHPLLQEMNKASFGNYDVLTVGETWGATPEIAKLYSDPKRHELSMVFQFEHASIDWHPQEGKWRPTQFNFLKFKQILSKWQTSLDGEGWNSLFWNNHDLPRIVSRWGNDKEYRVETAKMFASILHLMQGTPYVYQGEEIGMTNVHFEKLEQYNDIETLQFYRDNIKKGYTHEEMMDAIWKNGRDNARTPMQWDNSVNAGFTNATPWLELNPNYTEINVKDALENKDSIFHHYKKLINLRKNTEFSDVIVYGKYELLLPEDEHIFAYIRENEDKKLLLVANFSEETVTRSFDGEVKQIILSNYKEFDYQLSSLELRPYETVIFELSK; the protein is encoded by the coding sequence ATGATGGAGAAAAAGTGGTGGCATAAATCAGTTGTTTATCAAATCTATCCAAGAAGCTTTAAAGATACAAGTGGAAATGGAGTAGGGGATTTAAGAGGAATTATTGAAAAATTAGATTACTTAAAAGAATTAGGAATTGACGTGATTTGGTTATCACCGGTTTATAAATCTCCAATGGATGATAATGGATATGATATTTCTGATTATCAAGATATTGCTCCTGAATTTGGGACAATGGCAGATATGGATGAGTTGATTGAAGAAGCGAATGCTCGTGGAATCCGTATTGTTATGGATTTAGTAGTGAATCATACTTCAGATGAGCATCCATGGTTTTTAGAAGCTAAAAAATCAAAAGATAATCCATATCGTGATTATTATATCTGGCGAGATCCTGCAGAAGATGGAGGAGTTCCGAATGATTTAGGTTCGACTTTCTCGGGGCCTGCATGGAATTATGATGAAACAACAGGTCAGTATTATTTCCATTTATTTAGTAAGCGTCAACCAGATTTAAACTGGGAAAACCCTAAAGTACAAGAAGAAGTTCATAAGATGATGAATTTCTGGTTAGAAAAAGGAATCGGTGGATTCCGTATGGATGTAATTGATTTAATTGGTAAAGAGGTAGATAAAAAAATTACAGGAAATGGACCTCGTCTACATCCATTATTACAAGAAATGAATAAAGCATCATTCGGAAACTACGATGTTTTAACGGTAGGAGAAACATGGGGTGCAACACCTGAAATTGCAAAACTATATTCAGATCCAAAACGTCATGAGTTATCAATGGTTTTCCAATTTGAACATGCTTCAATCGATTGGCATCCTCAAGAAGGAAAATGGCGTCCAACTCAATTTAATTTCCTTAAATTTAAACAAATTTTAAGTAAATGGCAGACATCACTTGATGGAGAAGGATGGAATTCATTATTCTGGAACAATCATGATTTACCTCGTATTGTTTCTCGTTGGGGAAATGATAAAGAGTACCGTGTTGAAACAGCTAAAATGTTTGCTTCAATCCTACATTTAATGCAAGGAACACCATACGTATATCAAGGTGAAGAAATTGGGATGACAAATGTTCATTTTGAAAAATTAGAACAATATAATGATATTGAAACTTTACAATTCTATCGTGATAATATCAAAAAAGGTTATACACATGAAGAAATGATGGATGCAATTTGGAAAAATGGACGTGATAATGCCCGTACACCAATGCAATGGGATAACTCAGTAAATGCAGGTTTCACAAACGCTACGCCATGGTTAGAATTAAATCCAAACTATACGGAAATTAACGTGAAAGATGCGTTAGAAAATAAAGATTCGATTTTCCATCACTATAAAAAATTAATTAATTTACGTAAAAATACTGAATTTAGCGATGTTATTGTTTACGGTAAATATGAATTATTACTTCCAGAAGATGAGCATATTTTTGCTTATATTCGTGAAAATGAAGATAAAAAATTATTATTAGTAGCGAACTTTAGCGAAGAGACAGTAACACGTTCATTTGATGGAGAAGTGAAACAAATTATCCTATCAAACTACAAAGAATTTGATTATCAATTATCTTCTTTAGAATTAAGACCATATGAAACTGTTATTTTTGAATTATCAAAATAA